In the Taeniopygia guttata chromosome 12, bTaeGut7.mat, whole genome shotgun sequence genome, one interval contains:
- the MST1R gene encoding macrophage-stimulating protein receptor isoform X2 → MGLLCCVCLWLLLALALLGAGAWQCPRIPYSSTRNFSIPYTLPSLDAGSPIQNVAVFTDSDSPVAAFVAVRNRILLVSPELRLLSVLITGPVGSAECEICRLCPATTDGPEDTDNVLLLLDPLEPWLYSCGTAQHGLCYQHQLEVQDGKVAITATHCLYSAVDNSPAFCPDCVVSPLGTSATVVATSYASVFYLGSTINSSVAARYSPQSVSIRRLKGTLDGFSNDFQWLTVLPQYRNNYTIHYVHSFADGDHVYFLMVQPERPGSTVYHTRLARLGTHERDLRHYRELVLDCRFESKRRRRRSGEEDAERDIAYNVLQAAHAARPGARLARDLGINHTDTVLFGAFAESRPESRVPQENSAVCAFPLRLLNQAMEEGMEKCCGTGHQPLLRGLSFFQPVEYCPHNVNLSAPVVNTSCWDQPTLIPAASHKVDLFNGQLTGVLLTSLFVTAMEDVTVAHLGTAEGRIFQMVLQRSSSYLLTLSNFSLGEPGPVRGAMGLQSHSVFFTAGTKVWFLNVTGPGCRHFSTCQRCLRAERFMGCGWCGDGCRRRHECSGHWVRDSCPPVLTDFHPRTAPLRGRTRVTLCGMTFRSHLDPEPSRSPRGAYRVAVGRRGCTVLPEESESYRPLPTSRRKEFVDVLVCELEPGGPAALGGPADVVLTVEEPARPSAFRVYGSATLGGFVFVEPHVSALHPPFGPRGGGTHLSLHGKHLSAGSSWQVTVNGSECALTGQPRQGNGTIQCTAPAAGGLGAARVALWIDGEEFPGPVPFHYRPDPTVSAIVPRCSYEGSLLTIVGTHLDSVYRAKIRFEAGGAITQATECKSPLAPDRLLCHSPAFPFESKVEVVLGNLSVLLDGAAGRWLFRLHYYSRPKVFPLKQEGRRLRLRPGDDEIEVHHLRLDAVATCMNITMTVGGQDCHPNVLKNEVTCRLPRELRLPPAGAPVEICVNGACEALGWVLSPPTSLDLAASLALGTGITFLVCCILAAVLFRWRWKKGRGTENLELLAQPGRSEPPVTTQRPGVDYREVLVLNTAGTPGPVGPRTRVTSAGANGSAGAGAAGGGSPVPLLRATSCCLEDLRPELLEEVKDILIPEERLVTHRHQVIGKGHFGSVYHGTYTDPLLGDLHCAVKSLHRITDLEEVEEFLREGILMKSFHHPQVLSLLGVCLPRHGLPLVVLPYMRHGDLRQFIRTQERSPTMKELIGFGLQVALGMEYLAQKKFVHRDLAARNCMLDETLTVKVADFGLARDVFGKEYYSIRQHRHAKLPVKWMALESLQTQKFTTKSDVWSFGVLMWELLTRGASPYAGVDPYDMAHYLLQGRRLPQPSHCPDTLYRVMLSCWAPAPEERPSFTGLVGELERVLATLDGEHYVNLTVTYTDLDWGPPFPPAPLGQLPDREDEDKHNEEEEEEKEEEDDDTSVC, encoded by the exons ATGGGCCTGTTGTGCTGTGTGtgcctctggctgctgctcgccctggccctgctgggtgCCGGTGCCTGGCAGTGTCCCCGCATCCCTTACAGCTCCACCAGAAACTTCTCCATCCCCTACACACTGCCCAGCCTCGATGCTGGCAGCCCCATCCAGAATGTTGCCGTCTTCACCGACTCCGACAGCCCAGTCGCTGCCTTTGTGGCCGTCCGCAACCGCATCCTTTTGGTCAGCCCCGAGCTGCGCCTGCTCTCCGTCCTTATCACCGGCCCAGTGGGCAGTGCCGAGTGTGAGATCTGTCGCCTGTGCCCGGCTACCACAGATGGCCCTGAGGACACAGACAATGTCCTGTTGCTGCTGGACCCACTGGAGCCATGGCTGTACAGCTGTGGCACGGCACAGCATGGGCTGTGCTATCAGCACCAGCTGGAGGTGCAGGATGGCAAGGTGGCCATCACAGCCACACACTGCCTGTACTCGGCCGTGGACAACAGCCCTGCCTTCTGCCCTGACTGTGTGGTCAGCCCGCTGGGGACCAGTGCCACTGTGGTGGCCACCTCCTACGCCTCTGTCTTCTACCTCGGCTCCACCATCAACAGCAGTGTGGCAGCACGGTACAGCCCACAGTCAGTGTCCATCCGACGCCTGAAGGGCACCTTGGATGGCTTTTCAAATGACTTCCAGTGGCTGACAGTGCTGCCACAATACCGCAACAATTACACCATCCACTACGTGCACTCTTTTGCCGACGGGGACCACGTCTATTTCCTGATGGTGCAGCCGGAACGGCCGGGATCAACAGTGTACCACACGCGCCTGGCGCGGCTCGGCACCCACGAGCGGGACCTCCGCCACTACCGCGAGCTCGTCCTCGACTGCCGCTTTGAGTCCAAGCGCCGGCGCCGGCGCAGCGGCGAGGAGGATGCTGAGAGGGACATCGCCTACaatgtgctgcaggcagcccacGCTGCCCGCCCTGGTGCACGCCTGGCCCGCGACCTCGGCATCAACCACACCGACACGGTGCTCTTCGGTGCCTTTGCCGAGAGCCGGCCGGAGAGCCGAGTGCCGCAGGAGAACTCGGCTGTCTGCGCCTTCCCCCTCCGCCTCCTCAATCAGGCCATGGAGGAGGGCATGGAGAAGTGCTGCGGCACCGGGCACCAGCCACTGCTGCGGGGGCTCAGTTTCTTCCAGCCCGTGGAGTACTGCCCACACAAT GTGAACCTCTCAGCACCGGTGGTCAACACCAGCTGCTGGGATCAGCCCACCctcatccctgctgcctcccacaAAGTGGACCTGTTCAACGGGCAGCTGACAGGTGTCCTCCTCACCTCCCTCTTCGTCACCGCCATGGAAGACGTCACTGtggcccacctgggcacagcagaaGGACGGATTTtccag atGGTGCTCCAGCGCTCCAGCTCCTACCTTCTGACCTTGTCCAACTTCTCCCTGGGAGAGCCAGGGCCAGTGCGAGGTGCCATGGGGCTGCAAAGCCACTCAGTGTTCTTCACTGCTGGCACCAAG GTGTGGTTCCTGAATGTCACTGGCCCTGGCTGTCGCCACTTCTCCACGTGCCAGCGCTGCCTGCGGGCTGAGCGCTTCATGGGCTGTGGCTGgtgtggggatggctgcaggcgCCGCCACGAGTGCTCTGGCCACTGGGTCCGGGACAGCTGCCCACCCGTCCTCACCGAC TTCCATCCCCGGACTGCCCCGCTGCGGGGTCGGACACGGGTGACGCTCTGTGGAATGACCTTCCGCTCCCACTTGGACCCCGAGCCCAGCCGCAGCCCCCGCGGTGCCTACCGGGTGGCAGTGGGGCGGCGAGGCTGCACCGTGCTGCCGGAGGAGAGCGAGAGCTACAG ACCCCTGCCCACCTCACGCCGCAAGGAGTTTGTGGATGTGCTGGTGTGTGAGCTGGAGCCGGGGGGGCCGGCAGCGCTGGGGGGCCCAGCCGACGTGGTGCTCACTGTGGAGGAGCCCGCCAGACCCTCTGCCTTCCGCGTCTACGGCTCCGCCACCCTCGGCGGCTTCGTCTTCGTG GAGCCCCACGTCAGTGCCCTGCACCCCCCGTTTGGCCCCCGGGGAGGTGGCACCCACCTCTCACTCCATGGCAAACACCTCTcggcagggagcagctggcaggTGACGGTCAATGGCTCCGAGTGTGCCCTGACTGGGCAGCCCAG GCAGGGCAATGGGACAATCCAATGCACGGCTCCCGCCGCTGGTGGCCTGGGAGCAGCCCGGGTGGCCCTGTGGATCGACGGGGAGGAGTTCCcgggccccgtgcccttccaCTACCGCCCTGACCCCACCGTATCCGCCATCGTCCCCAGATGCAGCTATGA GGGCTCGCTGCTCACCATTGTCGGCACCCACCTGGACTCCGTGTATCGCGCCAAGATCCGCTTCGAAGCCGGTGGTGCGATTACCCAAGCCACG GAGTGTAAGAGCCCGCTGGCACCAGATCGGCTGCTGTGCCACAGTCCAGCCTTCCCCTTCGAGAGCAAGGTGGAGGTGGTGCTGGGGAACCTGAGCGTGCTGCTGGACGGCGCCGCCGGCCGCTGGCTGTTCCGCCTGCACTACTACTCCCGGCCCAAGGTCTTCCCCTTGAAGCAGGAGGGCAGGCGGCTCCGCCTCAGGCCCGGCGACGATGAGATCGAGGTGCAC CATTTGAGGCTGGATGCCGTGGCCACCTGCATGAACATCACCATGACGGTGGGGGGCCAGGACTGCCACCCCAATGTCCTGAAGAACGAGGTGACGTGCCGCCTGCCCCGCGAGCTGCGCCTGCCCCCCGCTGGGGCCCCCGTGGAG ATCTGTGTGAACGGAGCCTGTGAGGCTCTGGGCTGGGTTCTGTCCCCCCCAACATCGCTGGACCTGGCCgccagcctggctctgggcaCCGGCATCACCTTCCTGGTCTGCTGCATCCtggctgccgtgctgttccgCTGGCGCTGGAAGAAGGGGCGGG GTACGGAgaacctggagctgctggcacagcccggCCGCAGCGAGCCCCCTGTCACCACCCAGCGCCCCGGCGTCGACTACAGAGAGGTGCTGG TGCTGAACACAGCGGGCACTCCCGGCCCCGTGGGGCCCCGCACACGAGTCACCAGTGCCGGTGCCAATGGCAGCGCTGGTGCTGGCGCAGCGGGCGGCGGATCCCCCGTgcccctgctcagagccacatccTGCTGCCTGGAGGATCTGCGGccggagctgctggaggaagtGAAGGACATCCTCATCCCCGAGGAGCGGCTTGTCACCCACCGCCACCAGGTCATCGGCAAAG GGCACTTTGGCAGCGTCTACCATGGCACCTACACGGACCCGCTGTTGGGGGACCTCCACTGCGCTGTCAAGTCCCTGCACC GCATCACGGAcctggaggaggtggaggagttCCTGCGCGAGGGCATCCTCATGAAGAGCTTCCACCACCCCCAGGTGCTCTCGCTGCTGGGGGTGTGCCTGCCCCGCCATGGGCTGCCCCTTGTCGTCCTGCCCTACATGCGCCACGGGGACCTGCGCCAGTTCATCCGCACCCAGGAGCGG AGCCCGACAATGAAGGAGCTCATTGGCTTTGGGCTGCAGGTGGCCCTGGGCATGGAGTACCTGGCCCAGAAGAAGTTTGTGCATCGGGACCTGGCAGCCAGGAACTGCAT GCTGGACGAGACGCTGACAGTAAAGGTGGCTGACTTTGGGCTGGCGCGGGACGTGTTTGGCAAGGAGTACTACAGCATCCGGCAGCACCGCCATGCCAAGCTGCCTGTCAAGTGGATGGCGCTGGAGAGCCTCCAGACCCAAAAATTCACCACAAAGTCTGATGTG TGGTCCTTCGGGGTGCTCATGTGGGAGCTGCTGACACGCGGGGCATCGCCCTACGCCGGGGTGGACCCCTACGACATGGCCCACTACCTGCTGCAGGGGAGGCGCCTGCCACAGCCCTCTCACTGCCCCGACACCCT GTACAGGGTgatgctgagctgctgggcGCCGGCGCCCGAGGAGAGACCGTCCTTCACCGGGCTGGTGGGTGAGCTGGAGCGTGTCCTGGCCACGCTGGATGGTGAGCACTATGTCAACCTGACTGTCACCTACACCGACCTGGACTGGGGTCCTCCCtttccccctgctcccctggggCAGCTGCCTGATAGAGAGGATGAGGATAAGCATaatgaggaagaagaagaagagaaggaagaggaggatgacGACACGTCTGTGTGCTGA
- the MST1R gene encoding macrophage-stimulating protein receptor isoform X1 encodes MGLLCCVCLWLLLALALLGAGAWQCPRIPYSSTRNFSIPYTLPSLDAGSPIQNVAVFTDSDSPVAAFVAVRNRILLVSPELRLLSVLITGPVGSAECEICRLCPATTDGPEDTDNVLLLLDPLEPWLYSCGTAQHGLCYQHQLEVQDGKVAITATHCLYSAVDNSPAFCPDCVVSPLGTSATVVATSYASVFYLGSTINSSVAARYSPQSVSIRRLKGTLDGFSNDFQWLTVLPQYRNNYTIHYVHSFADGDHVYFLMVQPERPGSTVYHTRLARLGTHERDLRHYRELVLDCRFESKRRRRRSGEEDAERDIAYNVLQAAHAARPGARLARDLGINHTDTVLFGAFAESRPESRVPQENSAVCAFPLRLLNQAMEEGMEKCCGTGHQPLLRGLSFFQPVEYCPHNVNLSAPVVNTSCWDQPTLIPAASHKVDLFNGQLTGVLLTSLFVTAMEDVTVAHLGTAEGRIFQMVLQRSSSYLLTLSNFSLGEPGPVRGAMGLQSHSVFFTAGTKVWFLNVTGPGCRHFSTCQRCLRAERFMGCGWCGDGCRRRHECSGHWVRDSCPPVLTDFHPRTAPLRGRTRVTLCGMTFRSHLDPEPSRSPRGAYRVAVGRRGCTVLPEESESYRPLPTSRRKEFVDVLVCELEPGGPAALGGPADVVLTVEEPARPSAFRVYGSATLGGFVFVEPHVSALHPPFGPRGGGTHLSLHGKHLSAGSSWQVTVNGSECALTGQPRQGNGTIQCTAPAAGGLGAARVALWIDGEEFPGPVPFHYRPDPTVSAIVPRCSYEGSLLTIVGTHLDSVYRAKIRFEAGGAITQATECKSPLAPDRLLCHSPAFPFESKVEVVLGNLSVLLDGAAGRWLFRLHYYSRPKVFPLKQEGRRLRLRPGDDEIEVHHLRLDAVATCMNITMTVGGQDCHPNVLKNEVTCRLPRELRLPPAGAPVEICVNGACEALGWVLSPPTSLDLAASLALGTGITFLVCCILAAVLFRWRWKKGRGTENLELLAQPGRSEPPVTTQRPGVDYREVLGKWVSLVGGGCWVLPALTPPLPVPAVLNTAGTPGPVGPRTRVTSAGANGSAGAGAAGGGSPVPLLRATSCCLEDLRPELLEEVKDILIPEERLVTHRHQVIGKGHFGSVYHGTYTDPLLGDLHCAVKSLHRITDLEEVEEFLREGILMKSFHHPQVLSLLGVCLPRHGLPLVVLPYMRHGDLRQFIRTQERSPTMKELIGFGLQVALGMEYLAQKKFVHRDLAARNCMLDETLTVKVADFGLARDVFGKEYYSIRQHRHAKLPVKWMALESLQTQKFTTKSDVWSFGVLMWELLTRGASPYAGVDPYDMAHYLLQGRRLPQPSHCPDTLYRVMLSCWAPAPEERPSFTGLVGELERVLATLDGEHYVNLTVTYTDLDWGPPFPPAPLGQLPDREDEDKHNEEEEEEKEEEDDDTSVC; translated from the exons ATGGGCCTGTTGTGCTGTGTGtgcctctggctgctgctcgccctggccctgctgggtgCCGGTGCCTGGCAGTGTCCCCGCATCCCTTACAGCTCCACCAGAAACTTCTCCATCCCCTACACACTGCCCAGCCTCGATGCTGGCAGCCCCATCCAGAATGTTGCCGTCTTCACCGACTCCGACAGCCCAGTCGCTGCCTTTGTGGCCGTCCGCAACCGCATCCTTTTGGTCAGCCCCGAGCTGCGCCTGCTCTCCGTCCTTATCACCGGCCCAGTGGGCAGTGCCGAGTGTGAGATCTGTCGCCTGTGCCCGGCTACCACAGATGGCCCTGAGGACACAGACAATGTCCTGTTGCTGCTGGACCCACTGGAGCCATGGCTGTACAGCTGTGGCACGGCACAGCATGGGCTGTGCTATCAGCACCAGCTGGAGGTGCAGGATGGCAAGGTGGCCATCACAGCCACACACTGCCTGTACTCGGCCGTGGACAACAGCCCTGCCTTCTGCCCTGACTGTGTGGTCAGCCCGCTGGGGACCAGTGCCACTGTGGTGGCCACCTCCTACGCCTCTGTCTTCTACCTCGGCTCCACCATCAACAGCAGTGTGGCAGCACGGTACAGCCCACAGTCAGTGTCCATCCGACGCCTGAAGGGCACCTTGGATGGCTTTTCAAATGACTTCCAGTGGCTGACAGTGCTGCCACAATACCGCAACAATTACACCATCCACTACGTGCACTCTTTTGCCGACGGGGACCACGTCTATTTCCTGATGGTGCAGCCGGAACGGCCGGGATCAACAGTGTACCACACGCGCCTGGCGCGGCTCGGCACCCACGAGCGGGACCTCCGCCACTACCGCGAGCTCGTCCTCGACTGCCGCTTTGAGTCCAAGCGCCGGCGCCGGCGCAGCGGCGAGGAGGATGCTGAGAGGGACATCGCCTACaatgtgctgcaggcagcccacGCTGCCCGCCCTGGTGCACGCCTGGCCCGCGACCTCGGCATCAACCACACCGACACGGTGCTCTTCGGTGCCTTTGCCGAGAGCCGGCCGGAGAGCCGAGTGCCGCAGGAGAACTCGGCTGTCTGCGCCTTCCCCCTCCGCCTCCTCAATCAGGCCATGGAGGAGGGCATGGAGAAGTGCTGCGGCACCGGGCACCAGCCACTGCTGCGGGGGCTCAGTTTCTTCCAGCCCGTGGAGTACTGCCCACACAAT GTGAACCTCTCAGCACCGGTGGTCAACACCAGCTGCTGGGATCAGCCCACCctcatccctgctgcctcccacaAAGTGGACCTGTTCAACGGGCAGCTGACAGGTGTCCTCCTCACCTCCCTCTTCGTCACCGCCATGGAAGACGTCACTGtggcccacctgggcacagcagaaGGACGGATTTtccag atGGTGCTCCAGCGCTCCAGCTCCTACCTTCTGACCTTGTCCAACTTCTCCCTGGGAGAGCCAGGGCCAGTGCGAGGTGCCATGGGGCTGCAAAGCCACTCAGTGTTCTTCACTGCTGGCACCAAG GTGTGGTTCCTGAATGTCACTGGCCCTGGCTGTCGCCACTTCTCCACGTGCCAGCGCTGCCTGCGGGCTGAGCGCTTCATGGGCTGTGGCTGgtgtggggatggctgcaggcgCCGCCACGAGTGCTCTGGCCACTGGGTCCGGGACAGCTGCCCACCCGTCCTCACCGAC TTCCATCCCCGGACTGCCCCGCTGCGGGGTCGGACACGGGTGACGCTCTGTGGAATGACCTTCCGCTCCCACTTGGACCCCGAGCCCAGCCGCAGCCCCCGCGGTGCCTACCGGGTGGCAGTGGGGCGGCGAGGCTGCACCGTGCTGCCGGAGGAGAGCGAGAGCTACAG ACCCCTGCCCACCTCACGCCGCAAGGAGTTTGTGGATGTGCTGGTGTGTGAGCTGGAGCCGGGGGGGCCGGCAGCGCTGGGGGGCCCAGCCGACGTGGTGCTCACTGTGGAGGAGCCCGCCAGACCCTCTGCCTTCCGCGTCTACGGCTCCGCCACCCTCGGCGGCTTCGTCTTCGTG GAGCCCCACGTCAGTGCCCTGCACCCCCCGTTTGGCCCCCGGGGAGGTGGCACCCACCTCTCACTCCATGGCAAACACCTCTcggcagggagcagctggcaggTGACGGTCAATGGCTCCGAGTGTGCCCTGACTGGGCAGCCCAG GCAGGGCAATGGGACAATCCAATGCACGGCTCCCGCCGCTGGTGGCCTGGGAGCAGCCCGGGTGGCCCTGTGGATCGACGGGGAGGAGTTCCcgggccccgtgcccttccaCTACCGCCCTGACCCCACCGTATCCGCCATCGTCCCCAGATGCAGCTATGA GGGCTCGCTGCTCACCATTGTCGGCACCCACCTGGACTCCGTGTATCGCGCCAAGATCCGCTTCGAAGCCGGTGGTGCGATTACCCAAGCCACG GAGTGTAAGAGCCCGCTGGCACCAGATCGGCTGCTGTGCCACAGTCCAGCCTTCCCCTTCGAGAGCAAGGTGGAGGTGGTGCTGGGGAACCTGAGCGTGCTGCTGGACGGCGCCGCCGGCCGCTGGCTGTTCCGCCTGCACTACTACTCCCGGCCCAAGGTCTTCCCCTTGAAGCAGGAGGGCAGGCGGCTCCGCCTCAGGCCCGGCGACGATGAGATCGAGGTGCAC CATTTGAGGCTGGATGCCGTGGCCACCTGCATGAACATCACCATGACGGTGGGGGGCCAGGACTGCCACCCCAATGTCCTGAAGAACGAGGTGACGTGCCGCCTGCCCCGCGAGCTGCGCCTGCCCCCCGCTGGGGCCCCCGTGGAG ATCTGTGTGAACGGAGCCTGTGAGGCTCTGGGCTGGGTTCTGTCCCCCCCAACATCGCTGGACCTGGCCgccagcctggctctgggcaCCGGCATCACCTTCCTGGTCTGCTGCATCCtggctgccgtgctgttccgCTGGCGCTGGAAGAAGGGGCGGG GTACGGAgaacctggagctgctggcacagcccggCCGCAGCGAGCCCCCTGTCACCACCCAGCGCCCCGGCGTCGACTACAGAGAGGTGCTGGGTAAGTGGGTGTCACTGGTGGGTGGcgggtgctgggtgctgccgGCCCTCACCCCACCTCTGCCTGTCCCGGCAGTGCTGAACACAGCGGGCACTCCCGGCCCCGTGGGGCCCCGCACACGAGTCACCAGTGCCGGTGCCAATGGCAGCGCTGGTGCTGGCGCAGCGGGCGGCGGATCCCCCGTgcccctgctcagagccacatccTGCTGCCTGGAGGATCTGCGGccggagctgctggaggaagtGAAGGACATCCTCATCCCCGAGGAGCGGCTTGTCACCCACCGCCACCAGGTCATCGGCAAAG GGCACTTTGGCAGCGTCTACCATGGCACCTACACGGACCCGCTGTTGGGGGACCTCCACTGCGCTGTCAAGTCCCTGCACC GCATCACGGAcctggaggaggtggaggagttCCTGCGCGAGGGCATCCTCATGAAGAGCTTCCACCACCCCCAGGTGCTCTCGCTGCTGGGGGTGTGCCTGCCCCGCCATGGGCTGCCCCTTGTCGTCCTGCCCTACATGCGCCACGGGGACCTGCGCCAGTTCATCCGCACCCAGGAGCGG AGCCCGACAATGAAGGAGCTCATTGGCTTTGGGCTGCAGGTGGCCCTGGGCATGGAGTACCTGGCCCAGAAGAAGTTTGTGCATCGGGACCTGGCAGCCAGGAACTGCAT GCTGGACGAGACGCTGACAGTAAAGGTGGCTGACTTTGGGCTGGCGCGGGACGTGTTTGGCAAGGAGTACTACAGCATCCGGCAGCACCGCCATGCCAAGCTGCCTGTCAAGTGGATGGCGCTGGAGAGCCTCCAGACCCAAAAATTCACCACAAAGTCTGATGTG TGGTCCTTCGGGGTGCTCATGTGGGAGCTGCTGACACGCGGGGCATCGCCCTACGCCGGGGTGGACCCCTACGACATGGCCCACTACCTGCTGCAGGGGAGGCGCCTGCCACAGCCCTCTCACTGCCCCGACACCCT GTACAGGGTgatgctgagctgctgggcGCCGGCGCCCGAGGAGAGACCGTCCTTCACCGGGCTGGTGGGTGAGCTGGAGCGTGTCCTGGCCACGCTGGATGGTGAGCACTATGTCAACCTGACTGTCACCTACACCGACCTGGACTGGGGTCCTCCCtttccccctgctcccctggggCAGCTGCCTGATAGAGAGGATGAGGATAAGCATaatgaggaagaagaagaagagaaggaagaggaggatgacGACACGTCTGTGTGCTGA